The Spodoptera frugiperda isolate SF20-4 chromosome 9, AGI-APGP_CSIRO_Sfru_2.0, whole genome shotgun sequence genome contains a region encoding:
- the LOC126911061 gene encoding uncharacterized protein LOC126911061 — MAPFNFEGSFADVTEKQLEFINDVIEEHGYKGSKVTFAEAGAVGDNYAANVKRIKVEGEKGTLSMIAKIAPKNEMARYRLSAALSFANEHLMYSEYMPKLLQLQKEAGVPEDEQIRFPKCYGTNIEEPNEVILLEDLKVEGFTIMNRMESLTNECVSSVLKTLAKFHSLSFVLRNKDPESFSYFKDNFKDMWGRIVDLPPEDQASFEQMENVSINLVDDPKYKDIIKTKVSQMPARTAKMTEFELESPYSVIQHGDAWTNNILFKFEGKDLKQTVMIDYQLSKISSPVNDLLYMIFNCTDHETRINNYYNWLDYYHAELEKSLEMHGFKVDNVYPRSQLDADLKRYAELAFGCNVLISGILMANPEEASKFKDAFEATDADDITNALTNIHDDTAVLLKKRLIGLIESYIAFGLL; from the exons TCGCAGATGTCACAGAAAAACAATTGGAATTTATCAACGACGTAATAGAAGAACACGGTTATAAAGGCAGTAAAGTTACATTTGCAGAAGCGGGAGCTGTAGGTGACAATTATGCTGCAAATGTAAAAAGAATCAAAGTGGAAGGAGAAAAAGGAACCTTATCGATGATCGCCAAAATAGCACCAAAGAATGAAATGGCTCGATATCGCTTAAGTGCAGCACTTTCGTTTGCTAATGAGCATCTAATGTACTCGGAATACATGCCAAAGTTATTACAACTACAGAAAGAAGCAGGAGTACCAGAGGATGAACAAATAAGATTCCCGAAATGCTACGGAACGAATATTGAAGAACCGAATGAAGTAATACTATTGGAAGACCTTAAAGTAGAAGGATTTACTATAATGAATAGAATGGAATCTCTAACAAACGAATGCGTGTCTAGTGTACTGAAGACCTTGGCAAAATTCCATTCCCTGTCTTTTGTACTAAGGAATAAAGACCCTGAGAGctttagttatttcaaagacaaTTTTAAGGATATGTGGGGAAGGATAGTTGATTTGCCTCCAGAAGATCAGGCTTCTTTTGAGCAAATGGAAAATGTTTCTATCAACTTAGTAGATGACCcaaaatataaagatataataaagACCAAAGTAAGTCAGATGCCAGCAAGAACTGCGAAAATGACCGAATTTGAACTTGAAAGTCCGTATTCAGTTATTCAACATGGAGATGCTTGGACCAACAATATTCTATTCAAGTTTGAG ggCAAGGATTTGAAGCAAACCGTAATGATTGATTACCAACTATCAAAGATCTCCAGTCCAGTCAACGATCTCCTCTACATGATCTTCAACTGCACAGACCATGAAACTAGAATCAACAACTATTACAACTGGTTGGATTACTACCACGCTGAATTAGAAAAATCTTTGGAGATGCATGGCTTCAAAGTTGACAACGTATACCCTAGAAGTCAGCTTGATGCTGATTTGAAGAGATACGCTGAATTGGCTTTTGGTTGTAATGTTTTAATCTCAGGTATCCTAATGGCTAATCCTGAAGAAGCTAGTAAGTTTAAAGATGCATTTGAAGCTACAGACGCTGATGATATAACTAATGCATTAACTAATATCCATGATGATACTGCTGTCCTTTTAAAGAAAAGACTTATTGGGTTAATTGAAAGTTATATTGCTTTTGGTTTACTGTGA
- the LOC118271151 gene encoding uncharacterized protein LOC118271151 has translation MAQYKFEGDISNLNEHHLAFMSKVISQQGIEVKKVTIHPVGEAGDNYVANVKRIHIEGANRSMKMIVKIAPTNEVIRKSMQIDAAFNREQIMYTEVLPKFVALQKAAGIPEEEYLRYAKCYGSLNEAPNEVIMLEDLSESDFVMLDKHTSLTDECVKSILQNFANLHSLSFVLKKKEPDTFDYFKSKLTSLWPLVAETPEFAAHVEYIEGAVLSVLDDEVYRSVVRNKIPDMFKSMLKVSKGDVGKHGVIIQADAWTNNVMFKYVGDTLVQSIMIDYQLSYHQSPAMDILYMIFNCTDHEARSKNFYDWIDFYHSELDKNLSNFGLKANLVYPRDQLDADLKRFTKPILGLSLLLCTLLMRDAKEASVVKENMNSGGFLDAVKSMGEQELQKESLARGKKRMEDLIDSCLKFGLL, from the exons ATGGCACAATACAAATTTGAAGGagatatttcaaatttaaacGAACACCACTTGGCTTTCATGAGTAAAGTAATTTCTCAGCAAGGTATAGAAGTTAAAAAAGTGACTATTCATCCAGTTGGTGAAGCAGGTGACAATTACGTGGCAAATGTGAAAAGAATACACATAGAAGGTGCAAATAGAAGCATGAAGATGATTGTGAAGATAGCACCAACAAACGAAGTGATCCGAAAATCAATGCAAATTGATGCTGCATTCAATCGGGAGCAAATTATGTACACAGAAGTATTACCTAAGTTCGTAGCACTGCAGAAAGCAGCAGGAATACCAGAAGAAGAATATCTAAGATACGCAAAATGTTACGGATCTTTGAACGAAGCACCAAATGAAGTGATAATGTTAGAAGATCTAAGTGAATCAGACTTTGTGATGTTGGACAAACACACATCCTTAACTGACGAAtgtgtaaaaagtattttacaaaacttCGCTAACCTTCATTCCCTTTCATtcgttttaaagaaaaaagaaccagatacttttgattactttaaaagtaagttAACAAGTCTGTGGCCCCTTGTGGCTGAAACTCCAGAATTTGCTGCACATGTCGAGTATATTGAAGGAGCAGTACTATCTGTGCTTGATGATGAAGTTTATAGAAGTGTAGTCAGAAATAAAATACCAGATATGTTTAAATCTATGTTGAAAGTGTCGAAAGGAGATGTGGGCAAACATGGAGTGATTATTCAAGCCGACGCCTGGACAAACAATGTCATGTTTAAATATGTG GGAGACACATTGGTTCAATCAATCATGATTGACTACCAATTATCATATCACCAAAGTCCTGCAATGGACATTCTTTACATGATCTTCAACTGTACCGACCATGAGGCTAGGTCCAAGAACTTCTACGACTGGATAGACTTTTACCATTCAGAGTTAGACAAGAACTTGTCAAATTTTGGCTTGAAAGCTAATTTAGTTTATCCAAGGGACCAATTGGACGCAGATTTGAAAAGATTTACTAAGCCAATACTCGGTTTGTCACTGCTATTGTGCACTCTATTAATGAGAGATGCTAAAGAAGCCAGTGTTGTAAAGGAAAATATGAATTCTGGTGGATTTTTGGATGCTGTTAAATCAATGGGCGAACAGGAATTGCAGAAAGAAAGCTTAGCTCGTGGCAAAAAGAGAATGGAAGATTTAATTGATAGTTGCCTTAAATTTGGTTTATTATAA